The genome window ATATTAAggtctttaaaacacgcgCGATTTTTCGAGCACGACGGCGCAGCCGGAGTGTTCGAAatagagcaagtgttttaaagaccagttatccacgaatacttgatgatatatttttttaatgttaaatgaGTTAACATTTACTTCACGTTTCTCCGGTCCTCTCGGGTTTGGTGATGTTTCCATGGAAAACGTGCGATGTTGCCATGGAAAAGGGCGTTTTTTAAAGTTCGATTTAAACACGGTCAGCCATGTgaaaggaaaattatatttcgaaaaaatgatccataaaaattttctcgttcttgacgagaactgtcgctggttaaaattaatgtacttatttctgagccACGTTGTATAATGTAGATAGATTTCGGGGGCGAAACGGTCGGGGGTGAAACGATACGAGGGCGAAACATCCCGGGGCGAAACGTCACATAACCAAAGATTGTTGACGTTTGACATTGATGTGACATTTGTAAACATTAAACAACGCTACCAATCTACCGACACGAAACACCCTTAATCTGAGTCTGCCTCTGCCGCAATCTTTATCCGCCTGAAGTGCAGCTACCTCGTATAGCGTATACAATGGTCTTATTGACCCAAAAACGTTGAGGtaaatgaattaataaattgtttatttttggtttttatcaattttttattaattttaaagatattTGATTACGTTTTACGTTTCTTAATGTTGGTGGTATTGCAAGATGGCGTCCGAGAAACCCGGGAGCATTGAACAAGgtaattcatttttactaaaatattattaaagaaTCGCTATATCTTCGTGGAAACAATCATTCACTGATTGTTTAAGACGCACGCGAAAAACGTACCAAAGCATTTTCAACTCTTGGCTCGAAATACGTTCACATTTTAAACGGGGTAGCTTATGTCAATCTGTCAAAAATATAATCGATTTGTTGCAATTCCTAGAGCAAGACCAAGCTTTAAGCGATCTAGAGAGAAGTTTATTGAGTATGGAAAATCTGGATAGAGCCTCTCCAGAAATATGGCCAGAGAAATGTAAGTAGATTATCTGTGTACACTGTAAAAGTGTAACCATTGATAAATCCAGATCCAGGTATCACAAATTTCATCAATAGTTTCACACCATCTAGTGCAGTGAAGTTGCCTTACTCAAGAGAACTGAATCAAGAGGATCAAAATTACTTACACCGTGAGTACCTTGTGTTTAGATGATGAGTAATTCAGTGTATGTTTGATAGAACTAGCAGCATTGCCAACAGCTGGATTGATCTCGAAGGTTAAAGAATTACATGATATTGCATATCAGTTGGGTGTTGAAGAATCAAAAGAAATAACAAGAGGaacatatttgaatttattcaaacaaaaaaGGCAAAAGTGATACATTTTGTGGACATCAAGTGATGTTTGTTAATGGTGGAGGTGCTAAGTAGTTGAagctaattttattttaaatattgtgagcaacatgaaaaattacatttacagTGAGTGAAACGTTTTTTACACTTTATGGAAATTTTACGACACTAGCAATAAGTTGACTTTATGAGGTTGCAATTAATTACATTGTGTAAGGTATTTTGTGTAAATCATGAAGCTAAGTACAAAttctttattaatataattgtAAGTTGAATAAAGATTTGTGATGTTTTCTATTTGATAGATCTTATTTGATTTCCTAACTTTCTGAGGGCTGGTTTCACCAatgtgagttaaatttaactacagattaaattatacgaaaacattgttacaacaataggtaactaaggtaacgaagcattttaatctacagttaactttaactcgcgttggtgaaaccggtcCTACGTCTTGGTGCAAATTTAGTAACTTCAAGTTATACTATGGTCAATTGAAACGCAACCCAAAATACTCGCCTGCTATCTTCAGACAATACTTTTACTTGAAATACTCATATTTGAATTACGATCACAAATCGTTCtgtaaacataaaaatttatttcagtaTTTGTAAATATAGTCTGagtcaaaaaaagtaaacagaaCGCACAGTTATTAGGACTTCcgttattttccttttttaagGAAATAATGTAAGTACAGTTCTTTTCACGGTAAATCGCATATTTaatgatcaaataaattttgtaaaggatatta of Tenebrio molitor chromosome 6, icTenMoli1.1, whole genome shotgun sequence contains these proteins:
- the LOC138134053 gene encoding protein lin-52 homolog, with translation MASEKPGSIEQEQDQALSDLERSLLSMENLDRASPEIWPEKYPGITNFINSFTPSSAVKLPYSRELNQEDQNYLHQLAALPTAGLISKVKELHDIAYQLGVEESKEITRGTYLNLFKQKRQK